Proteins encoded by one window of Deltaproteobacteria bacterium RBG_16_64_85:
- a CDS encoding aspartate 1-decarboxylase, translated as MMRTMLKSKIHRATVTEAALHYEGSITIDETLLEAAGLIEYEQVHIYNIDNGNRFSTYAIKGERDSGVICLNGAAARQVSKGDLIIIANYATYDEKELAGFQPTLVYVDAKNRITGVKKKVEPASQRSKVAAAR; from the coding sequence ATGATGCGCACGATGCTGAAATCCAAGATCCACCGCGCCACGGTGACGGAGGCGGCGCTCCATTACGAGGGGAGTATCACGATCGACGAGACGCTTTTGGAGGCGGCGGGGCTGATCGAGTACGAGCAGGTCCACATCTACAACATCGACAACGGGAACCGGTTTTCCACTTATGCCATCAAGGGGGAGCGGGACTCGGGGGTCATCTGCCTGAACGGCGCGGCTGCCCGGCAGGTGAGCAAGGGGGACCTCATCATCATCGCCAACTACGCCACCTACGACGAGAAGGAGCTTGCCGGCTTCCAGCCCACGCTCGTCTACGTCGACGCCAAAAACCGGATCACCGGGGTGAAGAAGAAGGTCGAGCCTGCGAGCCAGCGCTCCAAGGTCGCGGCCGCCCGATAA
- a CDS encoding pantoate--beta-alanine ligase, which translates to METVRFPEAMRAWSGAQRAEGKRIGFVPTMGSLHEGHLSLVRIAKARGLDTVAASIFVNPAQFGPGEDFERYPRDEARDLAMLAGEGVAAVFLPGVKEIYPDGYQTYVDVTGVSQGLCGARRPGHFRGVATVVAKLLLVVRPHAAVFGEKDFQQLAVIRRMARDLDLDVEIVGAPIVREADGLAMSSRNQYMEGEDRHAALCLYKGLCAARDLYAAGVRDPEKLVNVARAKFLSEPRAKLEYVEARDPETLSPARSPSEPMTILVAARVGPARLIDNITLGGSAT; encoded by the coding sequence ATGGAAACCGTACGCTTTCCGGAAGCGATGCGGGCATGGTCCGGGGCGCAGCGCGCAGAGGGGAAGCGGATCGGGTTCGTCCCGACCATGGGATCCCTCCACGAGGGGCACTTGAGCCTGGTGCGGATCGCGAAGGCCCGGGGGTTGGATACCGTCGCGGCGTCGATCTTCGTCAATCCGGCGCAGTTCGGCCCGGGGGAGGATTTCGAGCGCTATCCCCGGGACGAGGCGCGCGACCTGGCGATGCTTGCGGGCGAGGGGGTCGCCGCGGTCTTCCTCCCCGGCGTGAAGGAGATCTACCCCGACGGGTACCAGACGTACGTCGATGTGACCGGCGTATCGCAGGGGCTGTGCGGCGCAAGGCGCCCGGGGCATTTCCGGGGCGTGGCCACCGTGGTGGCTAAGCTGCTCCTTGTCGTCAGGCCGCACGCGGCGGTGTTCGGCGAGAAGGATTTCCAGCAGCTCGCCGTCATCCGTCGGATGGCACGCGACCTCGACCTGGACGTCGAGATCGTCGGGGCGCCCATCGTCCGCGAGGCCGACGGCCTGGCGATGAGCTCCCGGAACCAGTACATGGAGGGGGAGGACCGGCACGCCGCGCTGTGCCTCTACAAGGGGCTGTGCGCAGCGCGGGACCTGTATGCCGCCGGCGTGAGGGACCCGGAAAAGCTGGTGAACGTCGCGCGGGCGAAGTTTCTTTCCGAGCCGCGCGCGAAGCTGGAATACGTGGAGGCCCGGGACCCGGAGACGCTGTCCCCGGCGCGCTCCCCGTCGGAACCGATGACGATTCTCGTGGCGGCCCGGGTAGGACCGGCCCGCTTGATCGACAATATCACCCTAGGGGGGTCCGCAACATGA
- a CDS encoding 3-methyl-2-oxobutanoate hydroxymethyltransferase yields the protein MKAERRRIVMITAYDTLFAKIFDEVGVDILLVGDSLGQVVLGLPNTLGVTMEDMARHTGAVARGRKRAYLVTDMPFLSFQAGAQEAIRNAGKLLQEGAEAVKLEGGRNVEATIRAITACDIPVMGHVGLTPQSIHRMGGYRVQGKTDAQRERLIDDALAVQEAGAFAVVLEGMPADLAAGITERLEIPTIGIGAGPRCDGQVLVMQDLLGLFDEFRPKFVKRFGELKKPVQDAIRAYADEVREGKFPGKEHSF from the coding sequence ATGAAAGCGGAGAGGCGCAGGATCGTGATGATCACCGCCTACGACACGCTCTTCGCGAAGATCTTCGACGAGGTCGGGGTGGACATCCTCCTGGTGGGGGATTCCCTGGGCCAGGTGGTGCTGGGCCTCCCGAATACCCTCGGTGTGACGATGGAGGACATGGCGCGGCACACCGGCGCGGTGGCCCGTGGGCGCAAGCGGGCGTATCTGGTGACCGACATGCCGTTCCTCTCCTTCCAGGCCGGTGCGCAGGAGGCGATCCGGAACGCGGGGAAGCTCCTTCAGGAGGGGGCCGAGGCGGTCAAGCTCGAGGGAGGGCGCAACGTCGAGGCGACGATCCGCGCGATCACAGCGTGCGACATTCCGGTGATGGGACACGTGGGCCTTACCCCCCAGTCGATCCACCGGATGGGCGGGTACCGGGTGCAGGGGAAGACGGACGCACAGAGGGAGCGCCTGATCGACGATGCCCTGGCGGTACAGGAAGCGGGAGCGTTCGCGGTGGTCCTCGAGGGGATGCCTGCCGACCTCGCTGCCGGGATCACCGAGCGTCTGGAAATACCCACGATCGGGATCGGCGCCGGCCCCCGGTGCGACGGACAGGTCCTGGTGATGCAGGACCTGCTGGGCCTGTTCGACGAGTTCCGCCCGAAGTTCGTGAAGCGGTTCGGTGAGCTGAAAAAACCGGTGCAGGACGCCATCCGGGCATACGCGGACGAAGTGCGGGAAGGGAAGTTCCCCGGGAAGGAGCATTCGTTCTGA
- a CDS encoding deoxyadenosine kinase — protein MGDRINPRYIAIEGAIGVGKTSLAKILANQFGWRLVQEEVGHNPFLERFYENPRKFAFQTQLFFLLSRYRQQRELAQGNLFEKGVVSDYVLAKDKIFALINLEDDEIALYDSIYRLLLPTVPRPDLVIYLQARPEVLLSRVRKRGVEYERNISLDYLRALSDAYNEYFFHYNETPLLVVNTSEIDFVESPRDLEHLVREVKSVKRGMHHYIPLGSR, from the coding sequence ATGGGCGATCGGATCAACCCCCGTTACATCGCGATCGAGGGGGCGATCGGCGTAGGGAAAACCTCCCTTGCCAAAATCCTGGCCAACCAGTTCGGCTGGCGCCTGGTCCAGGAGGAGGTCGGCCATAACCCATTCCTCGAGCGGTTCTACGAAAACCCAAGGAAATTCGCTTTTCAGACGCAGCTGTTCTTCTTGCTCTCGCGCTATCGCCAGCAGAGGGAGCTGGCCCAGGGAAACCTCTTCGAAAAAGGGGTGGTCTCGGACTACGTCCTGGCCAAGGACAAGATCTTTGCCCTGATCAACCTGGAGGACGACGAGATCGCCCTCTACGACTCGATCTACAGGCTCCTATTGCCGACGGTCCCCCGCCCCGACCTGGTGATCTATCTCCAGGCCCGCCCCGAAGTGCTCCTTTCCCGGGTCCGCAAGCGCGGGGTGGAGTACGAGCGGAACATTTCCCTTGACTACCTGAGGGCGCTCAGCGATGCTTATAACGAGTATTTTTTCCACTATAACGAGACTCCGCTCCTGGTGGTGAACACGAGCGAGATCGATTTCGTGGAAAGCCCCCGCGACCTTGAACATCTCGTGAGAGAAGTCAAGAGTGTGAAACGCGGGATGCACCACTACATACCGCTGGGATCCAGGTAG
- a CDS encoding ribosomal RNA small subunit methyltransferase A produces MKWDTQHPGRLLSELGLSPRRRLGQNFLHERNIARKIVSLALRMGPPFLEIGPGLGALTDLLAEKGQKTVAVEVDRGLAAYLRGRYEGISVEIVAADFLALPDEEWEKRFPEGGTVVGNLPFAVSSPILLRLMDLREIFPSAVLMMQKEVVERLCAPPGGKAYGILSVYLAVLSEIREEFTVRRTCFFPSPEVDSAVVSIRFRPGISDETFRGLQAVVRAAFARRRKTLRNAPVPFLRGGTPDWCGLLAGAEIDPSSRAETVAPERYMELARLAEPLIPPESPSKPGQEDCRR; encoded by the coding sequence ATGAAATGGGACACTCAACATCCCGGCCGGCTCCTGTCGGAGCTGGGCCTTTCGCCCCGAAGGAGGCTTGGGCAGAATTTCCTCCACGAGCGCAACATCGCAAGAAAGATCGTTTCCCTCGCCCTGCGGATGGGGCCGCCCTTCCTGGAGATCGGCCCCGGCCTCGGGGCGCTCACCGATCTGTTGGCCGAGAAGGGGCAAAAGACGGTAGCGGTGGAGGTGGACCGCGGTCTTGCGGCGTATCTTCGCGGCAGGTACGAAGGGATTTCCGTGGAGATCGTCGCGGCGGATTTCCTCGCCCTGCCGGACGAGGAATGGGAGAAGCGTTTTCCCGAAGGAGGAACGGTCGTGGGCAACCTGCCGTTCGCCGTCTCCTCCCCGATCCTCCTTCGACTCATGGACCTGCGGGAGATCTTCCCCAGCGCGGTCCTGATGATGCAGAAGGAAGTGGTCGAGAGGCTGTGCGCCCCGCCCGGCGGGAAGGCCTACGGGATCCTCTCGGTCTACCTGGCGGTTCTTTCGGAGATCCGGGAGGAGTTCACGGTCCGGCGGACCTGTTTCTTCCCTTCCCCCGAGGTCGACTCGGCGGTGGTCTCCATCCGGTTTCGTCCGGGAATTTCCGACGAGACGTTTCGCGGGCTTCAGGCGGTCGTGCGGGCGGCCTTCGCGAGAAGGAGAAAGACGCTGCGCAACGCCCCCGTCCCTTTCCTGCGGGGAGGAACGCCGGATTGGTGCGGGCTCCTGGCCGGTGCGGAGATCGACCCTTCCTCCCGCGCCGAAACTGTCGCCCCGGAGCGGTACATGGAACTGGCGCGCCTTGCGGAGCCTCTGATTCCGCCCGAATCCCCGTCCAAACCGGGACAGGAAGATTGCCGGCGTTGA
- a CDS encoding tRNA (adenosine(37)-N6)-threonylcarbamoyltransferase complex transferase subunit TsaD, translating to MRVLGIESSCDDTAAAVYDSGAGLLSNVVASQVTVHEAYGGVVPELASREHIRSIVPVVEQALAEAKSGKDGIDGIAVTAGPGLIGSLLVGLCFAKSLAFAWEKPILGVDHLEAHLFAIFLEHRPDFPYVALLVSGGHTSLFRVDGENAVMFLGGTRDDAAGEAFDKAAKQLGLGYPGGIAIDRFARQGDRSRFPFPRAWLSPDSADFSFSGLKTSLRTFLASPDARIARVEDIAASFQEAVVEVLAGKTLAAARRERIPRIVLAGGVAANSRLRERIEEDGGREGVGVHLPSRALCTDNAAMVAFLGERRLSAGRASGLDLNAYAASRFSR from the coding sequence ATGCGCGTCCTGGGGATCGAGAGCTCGTGCGACGACACCGCGGCGGCGGTCTACGACTCCGGCGCGGGGCTCCTGTCGAACGTGGTCGCTTCGCAGGTTACCGTTCACGAGGCGTACGGCGGGGTCGTGCCGGAGCTGGCGTCGCGGGAGCACATCCGGTCGATCGTTCCCGTTGTCGAGCAGGCGCTCGCGGAAGCGAAGTCCGGAAAGGACGGCATCGATGGCATCGCGGTGACGGCGGGGCCGGGCCTGATCGGCTCGCTCCTCGTGGGCCTGTGCTTCGCCAAGTCGCTGGCCTTCGCCTGGGAGAAGCCGATCCTCGGCGTCGACCACCTCGAGGCGCACCTCTTTGCGATCTTCCTGGAGCACAGGCCGGACTTCCCTTACGTCGCACTCCTGGTTTCCGGCGGGCACACCTCCCTCTTCCGGGTCGATGGAGAAAACGCGGTGATGTTTCTGGGAGGAACCCGCGACGACGCCGCCGGAGAGGCGTTCGACAAGGCGGCCAAACAGCTGGGGCTGGGGTATCCCGGCGGGATCGCGATCGACCGGTTCGCGCGGCAGGGAGACCGGTCGCGGTTTCCCTTCCCGCGGGCGTGGCTCTCGCCGGATTCCGCCGACTTTTCCTTCTCGGGGCTCAAAACCTCTCTCCGGACTTTCCTTGCCTCTCCGGATGCACGGATCGCCCGCGTGGAGGACATCGCCGCATCGTTCCAGGAGGCGGTGGTGGAGGTGCTGGCGGGGAAGACCCTCGCCGCGGCGAGGCGGGAAAGGATTCCCCGCATCGTCCTCGCCGGAGGGGTGGCGGCCAATTCCCGGCTGAGGGAGAGGATCGAAGAAGACGGGGGACGCGAAGGGGTAGGGGTCCACCTCCCCTCCCGCGCCCTGTGCACCGACAACGCCGCGATGGTGGCGTTCCTCGGGGAGCGCCGCCTCTCCGCCGGCCGCGCTTCCGGCCTGGACCTCAACGCCTATGCGGCGTCGCGCTTTTCCCGCTGA